In Providencia rettgeri, the following proteins share a genomic window:
- the pyrG gene encoding glutamine hydrolyzing CTP synthase, translating to MKTNYIFVTGGVVSSLGKGIAAASLAAILEARGLNVTIMKLDPYINVDPGTMSPTQHGEVFVTEDGAETDLDLGHYERFIRTKMTRRNNFTTGRVYSEVLRKERRGDYLGATIQVIPHITNEIKDRIIRGGEGHDVVLVEVGGTVGDIESLPFLEAIRQMAAEVGRERTLYLHLTLVPYLAAAGEVKTKPTQHSVKELLSIGIQPDVLICRSDRVIPANERAKIALFCNVPEKAVISLKDVDSIYKIPALLKSQGLDEYICNRFRIDAPEANLAEWEQVIYEEANPAGEVTIGMVGKYIELPDAYKSVIEALKHGGLKNRLTVNIKLIDSQDIETRGVELLKGLDAILVPGGFGERGVEGKILTAQYARENKIPYLGICLGMQVALIEFARNVANMADANSTEFKADCKFPVVALITEWRDEEGNLEVRSEESDLGGTMRVGGQPCHLVNGSLVREMYGSETIIERHRHRYEVNNLLLKRIEDAGLKIAGRSVDNKLVEIIENPNHPWFVACQFHPEFTSTPRDGHPLFAGFVKAAGKYQKGELK from the coding sequence ATGAAAACTAATTATATTTTTGTGACCGGCGGGGTCGTATCCTCTCTGGGTAAAGGCATTGCCGCAGCCTCTTTGGCGGCTATACTCGAAGCCCGTGGACTCAATGTGACTATTATGAAACTGGATCCCTACATTAACGTAGACCCAGGCACAATGAGCCCAACCCAACACGGGGAAGTTTTCGTTACAGAAGACGGCGCTGAAACTGACTTAGATTTGGGTCACTATGAGCGCTTCATTCGTACTAAAATGACTCGTCGTAATAACTTTACGACCGGCCGTGTTTACTCTGAAGTTCTGCGCAAAGAGCGCCGTGGCGACTATTTAGGCGCGACAATTCAAGTTATCCCACATATCACTAATGAAATTAAAGACCGCATCATCCGTGGTGGCGAAGGCCATGACGTTGTTTTGGTTGAAGTTGGCGGCACAGTAGGTGATATCGAATCTCTGCCATTCCTTGAAGCAATTCGTCAAATGGCAGCAGAAGTCGGCCGTGAGCGCACATTATATTTACACTTAACCTTAGTGCCATATCTTGCAGCCGCTGGTGAAGTGAAAACTAAGCCAACTCAACATTCTGTGAAAGAATTACTGTCAATTGGTATTCAACCAGATGTGTTAATTTGTCGTTCAGACAGAGTGATCCCAGCGAATGAGCGTGCGAAAATTGCGCTGTTCTGTAATGTACCAGAGAAAGCCGTTATTTCTCTCAAAGATGTTGATTCAATTTATAAAATCCCAGCCTTATTGAAATCACAAGGTTTGGATGAATACATCTGTAACCGTTTTCGTATTGATGCACCAGAAGCTAATTTAGCTGAGTGGGAACAAGTTATATACGAGGAAGCCAATCCAGCGGGTGAAGTCACTATTGGAATGGTGGGTAAATATATCGAGTTACCCGATGCGTATAAATCTGTAATTGAAGCATTAAAACACGGCGGTTTGAAAAACCGTTTAACTGTGAACATCAAATTAATTGATTCACAAGATATCGAAACACGTGGTGTTGAGTTATTAAAAGGTTTAGATGCTATTTTAGTACCAGGCGGCTTTGGCGAGCGTGGTGTTGAAGGGAAAATTCTGACCGCACAATATGCACGTGAAAACAAAATCCCTTACTTAGGAATTTGTTTGGGCATGCAAGTTGCATTGATTGAATTTGCACGTAATGTTGCCAATATGGCAGATGCAAACTCAACAGAATTTAAAGCGGATTGTAAATTCCCGGTTGTTGCGCTGATTACTGAATGGCGTGACGAAGAGGGTAACCTTGAAGTACGTTCAGAAGAGAGCGATCTTGGTGGAACAATGCGTGTTGGCGGTCAACCATGTCATTTAGTGAATGGTAGCCTTGTACGTGAAATGTATGGTTCAGAAACTATCATTGAACGTCACCGCCACCGTTATGAAGTGAATAATTTACTACTGAAACGTATTGAAGATGCGGGTCTAAAAATTGCAGGCCGTTCAGTGGACAATAAGCTGGTGGAAATCATTGAAAACCCTAATCATCCATGGTTTGTGGCATGTCAGTTCCACCCAGAATTCACTTCTACGCCAAGAGATGGTCATCCGTTGTTTGCAGGTTTTGTTAAAGCCGCTGGTAAGTACCAGAAAGGTGAGTTGAAATAA